The following coding sequences lie in one Cotesia glomerata isolate CgM1 linkage group LG5, MPM_Cglom_v2.3, whole genome shotgun sequence genomic window:
- the LOC123264667 gene encoding uncharacterized protein LOC123264667 isoform X2, which yields MICDDYQHHPCLNDYDDVHLDENYYFYPLLGDKETSIRRAILRDGREGLIEDSIYGNKENCCQNSFKSPPETQKSTKRRNTAASKTSKKKLSDEEIEHLIIEVQNRIPLWNFNISLAERTREITVTLWEEVSAALNGK from the exons ATGATATGTGATGATTACCAACACCATCCATGCCTAAATGATTATGACGATGTCCACTTAgacgaaaattattatttctatccTCTCTTAG GTGATAAAGAAACTAGTATTCGACGAGCGATTCTTCGAGACGGTAGGGAAGGACTGATTGAAGATTCCATTTATGGCAACAAAGAGAATTGTTGTCAAAATTCAT TTAAATCTCCACCAGAAACTCAAAAATCAACAAAGCGACGTAATACGGCAGCATCaaaaacaagtaaaaaaaaattaagtgacGAGGAGATCgaacatttaattattgaggTACAAAATAGAATTCCTTTGtggaattttaatatttcactaGCGGAAAGAACACGAGAAATAACAGTTACGCTTTGGGAAGAAGTTTCTGCAGCATTGAATG GAAAATGA
- the LOC123264667 gene encoding uncharacterized protein LOC123264667 isoform X1, with amino-acid sequence MSFEEVRVVFTCGICEMICDDYQHHPCLNDYDDVHLDENYYFYPLLGDKETSIRRAILRDGREGLIEDSIYGNKENCCQNSFKSPPETQKSTKRRNTAASKTSKKKLSDEEIEHLIIEVQNRIPLWNFNISLAERTREITVTLWEEVSAALNGK; translated from the exons ATGAGTTTTGAg GAAGTACGTGTTGTTTTTACATGTGGCATATGTGAAATGATATGTGATGATTACCAACACCATCCATGCCTAAATGATTATGACGATGTCCACTTAgacgaaaattattatttctatccTCTCTTAG GTGATAAAGAAACTAGTATTCGACGAGCGATTCTTCGAGACGGTAGGGAAGGACTGATTGAAGATTCCATTTATGGCAACAAAGAGAATTGTTGTCAAAATTCAT TTAAATCTCCACCAGAAACTCAAAAATCAACAAAGCGACGTAATACGGCAGCATCaaaaacaagtaaaaaaaaattaagtgacGAGGAGATCgaacatttaattattgaggTACAAAATAGAATTCCTTTGtggaattttaatatttcactaGCGGAAAGAACACGAGAAATAACAGTTACGCTTTGGGAAGAAGTTTCTGCAGCATTGAATG GAAAATGA